In a genomic window of Lonchura striata isolate bLonStr1 chromosome 4, bLonStr1.mat, whole genome shotgun sequence:
- the LOC144246148 gene encoding serine/threonine-protein kinase pim-3-like — protein MLGVPKLIKTDNAPGYTSKEFASFLQQWGIEHKTGIAYSPSGQAVVERTHQSLKRMLKQQPVIKVESPQVQLARALFTVNFLNCSFECLNPPITRHFNNYEQGKVREKPPVLIKDPETWRQEGPYDLVTWGRGYACVSTPSGLRWIPSKFVRPYVPKVQAKPESPQHCDIAVTSPRCRCETGQRPQLPVQSRRDVPEPWVPLTSWLSETCQPAERAEPVDRSPSALGLTDFNNTGAILTLDVARESPEVLLGAQPDTGQQRQRQELYLWGPQLGSGGFSTVYSGIRLSDGSPVAIKRVARESVLQWDELPDGTRVPLEVVLMEKVGSGCQNIIQLLDWFELPDSFVLVLERPEASQDLLQFLQEQGCLCEEQARWLFCQVLEAVRHCTVCGVLHRDIKPENLLVNPESGHLKLIDFGCGTFLQERAFTGFAGTRVYSPPEWIWLGCYHGHAATIWSLGVLLYVMVCGSLPFQDEPDIVLGKLVFRQQLSPELQHLIRWCLAKHPADRPELEEISCHPWVRGRHF, from the exons ATGCTGGGCGTCCccaaattaatcaaaacagaTAATGCCCCAGGTTACACCTCCAAGGAGTTTGCCAGCTTCctacagcaatggggaatagaacacaagactggcatcgcctattccccatCAGGCCAGGCCGTGGTGGAGAGGACTCACCAGAGTCTTAAACGGATGTTAAAACAACAGCCGGTAATTAAGGTagagtccccccaggttcaaTTAGCGCGGGCCCTCTTTACCGTTAACTTTCTTAACTGCTCTTTTGAATGTTTAAATCCGCCAATCACTCGGCACTTTAACAACTATGAGCAGGGCAAGGTCAGGGAAAAGCCGCCGGTCCTCATTAAAGAtcctgagacctggcggcaggaggggcCCTATGATttagtcacctggggacggggataTGCTTGtgtatccacgccctcaggcctgagatggatCCCCTCCAAATTTGTCAGGCCATATGTCCCCAAAGTCCAAGCCAAACCGGAGAGTCCTCAG cactgtgacatcgcTGTGACATCACCGCGCTGTCGCTGTGAGACGGGCCAGCGcccgcagctgccagtgcagtcgCGACGGGACGTGCCGGAGCCATGGGTGCCGCTGACGTCCTG GCTCAGTGAGACCTGTCAGCCTGCGGAAAGAGCAGAGCCCGTGGACAGGTCTCCTAGCGCCCTTGGACTGACGGACTTCAACAACACAGGTGCCATCCTGACCCTTGACGTGGCAAGGGAAAGCCCTGAAGTCCTACTGGGAGCCCAGCCCGATACAG ggcaacagaggcagcggcaggagctgtacctgtggggcccgcagctgggcagcggcggcttcaGCACCGTCTACTCGGGCATCCGCCTCTCGGACGGGAGCCCG gtggccatcaaacgcgtggcccgggagagcgtcctgcagtgggacgagctg cccgacggcacccgcgtgcccttggaggtggtgctcatggagaaggtgggctctggctgccagaATATCATCCAGCTCCTCGATTGGTTTGAGCTGCCGGACAGCTTTGTGCTAGTGCTGGAGCGTCCGGAGGCATCGCAGGatctcctgcagttcctgcaggagcagggctgcctgtgcgaggagcaggcgcgctggcttttctgccaggtgctggaggccgtgcggcactgCACCGTCTGCGGCGTCCTGCACCGGGACATCAAGCCAGAGAACCTCCTGGTGAACCCGGAGAGCGGCCACCTGAAGCTCATTGACTTCGGCTGCggcaccttcctccaggagcggGCCTTCACGGGCTTTGCCG GAACGCGCGTGTACAGCCCGCCCGAGTGGATCTGGCTCGGCTGCTACCACGGCCACGCGGCCaccatctggtccctgggcgtgctgctgtacgtcatggtctgcgggagcctccccttccaggatgagcctgacatcgtgctgggcaagctcgtcttccggcagcagctctctccag agctccagcacctgatccgatggtgtttggccaagcaccctgcggacaggccggagctggaggagatctcATGCCACCCTTGGGTGCGGGGCCGGCATTTTTGA